GACCTTGTGGGGGTAAAAAACATTGAAGATGTATTAAACAGCAATTGCAAAAGAGAAATCGCTGAAATGAATTCCATTGCAGACACCGAAGGAGCATTGATAAAAACACGCCTTGAAGAAGGTGATATTCATAGGAAAATCGTAGAAGTTGCC
This genomic interval from Nitrospirota bacterium contains the following:
- a CDS encoding universal stress protein; amino-acid sequence: MKGYRKILIAVNGSKEVLVNGLKLAQDEKCWVTVVKVIPPNEGDLDLVGVKNIEDVLNSNCKREIAEMNSIADTEGALIKTRLEEGDIHRKIVEVA